Proteins co-encoded in one Hyphomicrobiales bacterium genomic window:
- a CDS encoding LysR family transcriptional regulator encodes MDWDRVRIFHAAADAGSFTKAGEELNLSQSAVSRQVGALEQELKVPLFHRHARGLILTEQGELLYRAAHDVVSKLESAQTMLLDSREKPSGELRITTTVGLGSNWLTPRVKEFVDLYPDIHLRLMLHDEQLDLSMRQADAAVWLRKPTQPDLIQRKLFTVHFHIYASPDYLKRFGTPTTIADLDKHRIMAFGMPVPNYLEELNWLEKLGRPEGSPRTPTLWVNNTHALRRAVERGIGLAILPDYLIREDSPLVQVLPDAAMPEFDSYFVYPEEMRESKRLMVFRDFLISKARTWSF; translated from the coding sequence ATGGACTGGGACCGGGTGCGAATCTTCCACGCCGCCGCGGACGCCGGCAGCTTCACCAAAGCCGGCGAGGAACTCAATCTCAGCCAGTCGGCCGTCAGCCGCCAAGTCGGCGCGCTCGAGCAAGAGCTGAAGGTGCCGCTGTTCCACCGCCACGCCCGCGGTCTGATCCTCACCGAACAGGGCGAGCTTCTCTACCGCGCCGCCCACGATGTCGTCTCCAAGCTCGAATCGGCCCAGACCATGCTGCTCGATTCGCGCGAGAAACCCTCCGGCGAGCTGCGGATAACGACCACGGTCGGCCTCGGCTCGAACTGGCTGACGCCGCGCGTCAAGGAGTTCGTCGATCTCTATCCGGACATCCATCTGCGGCTGATGCTGCACGACGAGCAGCTCGACCTGTCGATGCGCCAGGCCGACGCGGCGGTCTGGTTGCGCAAGCCGACCCAGCCCGACCTCATCCAGCGCAAGCTGTTCACCGTGCATTTCCACATCTACGCCTCGCCGGATTATCTGAAGCGTTTCGGCACGCCGACCACCATCGCCGATCTCGACAAGCATCGCATCATGGCCTTCGGCATGCCGGTGCCCAACTATCTGGAGGAGCTCAACTGGCTTGAAAAGCTCGGCCGGCCGGAGGGCAGCCCGCGCACGCCGACCCTGTGGGTCAACAATACCCACGCGCTGCGCCGGGCCGTCGAGCGGGGAATCGGGCTCGCCATCCTGCCCGACTATCTGATCCGCGAAGACTCTCCCCTCGTGCAGGTGCTGCCCGACGCCGCCATGCCGGAGTTCGACTCTTATTTTGTCTATCCGGAGGAAATGCGTGAGTCCAAGCGGCTGATGGTGTTTCGGGATTTCTTGATATCCAAGGCGAGAACCTGGTCGTTCTAG